The following proteins are co-located in the Triticum aestivum cultivar Chinese Spring chromosome 1A, IWGSC CS RefSeq v2.1, whole genome shotgun sequence genome:
- the LOC123066015 gene encoding F-box protein At5g07610, which yields MRTVASLTDDLLVEILSRLPVKSLRRCMCVSRTWRGIISHPHNQRQLPQTLEGFFYMPRSEPAPAPSFTNVTGTGRPLVSPLFDFLPQHQSIFLLSCCNGLLLCRCWEGQDDFHYVVCNPATEEWVRLPDSINAGTECMARLGFDPAVSDHFHVFEFSEDHDISQPGMEVYSSETGEWVHKENGWIDTEDDEAFVSLVGHHSGDVFLNGCLHFLTMDDDIAVVDTEGKTWRKIPIPELCTVDLIQKSQGSLHFVSFLETDERMVELVVYVLENYLSQEWILKHSTDASYIFGEREIDLIQGFQWVAMHPDCNIIFLTVGWDNTLVSYDMDHHKIQEICDLGGDDNPRYLPYVPLYSELQTLHA from the coding sequence ATGCGGACGGTGGCTAGCCTGACCGACGACCTCCTCGTCGAAATCCTCTCCCGTCTCCCCGTCAAGTCGCTCCGCCGCTGCATGTGCGTCTCCAGGACCTGGCGGGGCATCATCTCGCACCCGCACAACCAAAGGCAGCTGCCGCAGACCCTCGAGGGTTTCTTCTACATGCCCCGCAGCGAGCCGGCGCCAGCTCCCAGTTTCACCAACGTCACCGGGACAGGCCGCCCTCTGGTCTCTCCTCTCTTTGATTTCCTGCCGCAGCACCAGAGCATCTTCCTGCTGTCCTGCTGCAACGGCCTCCTCCTCTGCCGCTGCTGGGAAGGCCAGGACGACTTCCATTACGTCGTGTGCAATCCAGCCACGGAGGAGTGGGTCCGGTTGCCTGACTCGATCAATGCCGGCACCGAGTGCATGGCACGTCTGGGTTTTGACCCAGCCGTGTCGGATCACTTCCATGTGTTTGAGTTCTCCGAGGATCACGACATCAGCCAGCCCGGAATGGAGGTGTATTCCTCTGAAACAGGGGAATGGGTTCACAAGGAGAACGGATGGATTGATACAGAAGATGATGAAGCATTTGTTTCCCTTGTTGGTCATCACTCGGGAGATGTGTTTCTTAATGGCTGTCTGCATTTTCTCACCATGGATGATGATATAGCCGTGGTGGACACCGAGGGGAAAACATGGAGGAAGATACCTATCcctgaactttgcactgttgatctCATTCAGAAATCTCAGGGTTCTTTGCATTTTGTCAGTTTTCTGGAAACTGATGAACGTATGGTTGAACTGGTGGTTTATGTTCTTGAGAACTACCTCAGTCAAGAATGGATATTGAAGCATAGCACCGACGCTTCATATATATTTGGAGAGAGAGAGATTGATCTTATACAGGGTTTTCAGTGGGTTGCAATGCATCCAGACTGTAACATCATCTTCTTAACTGTGGGGTGGGATAATACATTGGTCTCTTATGATATGGATCATCACAAAATTCAAGAGATCTGTGATCTTGGAGGAGACGACAATCCGCGATATCTGCCATATGTGCCATTGTACTCTGAGTTACAAACTCTGCACGCATGA
- the LOC123066004 gene encoding probable galacturonosyltransferase 4: MARTGRSVLLLLLIPTVLSPLLLSERRLTVAINPNERKDFPAEIASQGHSVKDRKLNAFPLETLSSLKESVGAVLVEEPPHLANDSIESADQELLPGKRANRVLSETTSGDGAVLKGGDLIDQVTRRTAEDGGLATGSMDKQEKHTGSQQQSSSEGRSLEAITQIPQGYQGAGKNPQKENTDGRSKNMASSDTRVRDIKDHLIKAKVYLGLGAIRANPQYLRELRQRIREVQKVLGEASKDSDLPKNANEKVKALEQTLVKGEQTQDDCSVVVKKLRAMLHSAEEQLYAQKKQTVFLTQLAAKTLPKGLHCLPLRLANEYFSLDPSQQQFPNQEKLDDPKLYHYALFSDNILATAVVVNSTVLNAKHPSRQVFHIVTDRLNYAPMRMWFLSNPPGKATIEVQNIDEFTWLNDSSSLLLKQLGSQSMIDYYFRAQSANSDSYLKYRNPKYLSMLNHLRFYLPEIYPKLDKVVFLDDDVVVRKDITGLWSIDMKGKVNGAVETCGESFHRFDRYLNFSSPVVAKNFDPNACVWAFGMNMFDLAEWRRQNITEIYHFWQKLNEDGLLWKLGTLPLGLVTFWNKTFPLDRSWHILGLGYNPHVSSSGLERAAVIHYNGNMKPWLEIGLPKFRSYWSEYLDYDQPFLRECNINP; this comes from the exons ATGGCGAGGACGGGGCGGTCCGTGCTGCTCCTCCTCCTGATCCCCACGGTGCTCTCCCCGCTACTGCTCTCCGAGCGCCGCCTCACCGTCGCGATTAACCCCAACG AAAGGAAGGATTTTCCTGCCGAGATTGCGAGTCAG GGCCATAGCGTCAAGGATAGGAAGCTAAATGCGTTTCCTCTG GAAACTCTGAGTTCTCTGAAGGAATCTGTCGGTGCCGTATTAGTGGAGGAACCGCCCCATTTAGCCAACGATTCGATTGAATCCGCGGACCAAG AATTGCTACCGGGGAAGAGAGCTAACAGGGTGCTTTCTGAGACCACTTCTGGTGATGGTGCTGTATTGAAGGGTGGAGACCTGATCGACCAAGTGACAAGGCGGACGGCAGAAGATGGTGGTTTGGCGACGGGCTCAATGGATAAGCAGGAGAAGCACACAGGATCCCAGCAGCAGTCTTCTTCTGAG GGAAGATCATTGGAGGCTATAACACAGATACCTCAGGGATATCAAGGTGCAGGGAAGAACCCTCAAAAAGAAAACACAGATGGCAGGAGTAAAAATATGGCTTCGTCGGATACTAGAGTCCGGGATATCAAGGATCATTTAATCAAGGCAAAGGTCTACCTTGGTCTTGGAGCCATTCGAGCAAATCCTCAATACCTCAGGGAATTGCGACAGAGGATACGGGAAGTTCAAAAGGTGCTTGGTGAAGCATCCAAGGACTCTGATCTACCAAAGAA TGCCAATGAGAAGGTGAAAGCACTTGAGCAGACATTGGTCAAGGGCGAACAGACACAGGATGATTGCTCTGTTGTTGTCAAAAAGCTCCGGGCTATGCTTCATTCGGCAGAGGAGCAGCTGTATGCACAAAAAAAGCAAACTGTTTTTCTAACTCAACTTGCAGCCAAAACCCTTCCCAAAGGTCTTCACTGCCTCCCCTTGAGGCTAGCTAATGAATACTTTTCATTGGATCCTAGTCAGCAGCAATTCCCAAACCAGGAGAAACTTGATGATCCCAAACTGTACCACTATGCCTTGTTCTCAGATAATATATTGGCAACAGCAGTTGTTGTTAATTCGACAGTGTTAAATGCCAAG CATCCTTCTCGTCAGGTTTTCCACATAGTAACTGACAGACTAAATTATGCTCCAATGAGAATGTGGTTCCTCTCTAATCCTCCTGGAAAAGCAACAATTGAAGTACAAAATATTGACGAATTCACATGGCTAAATGACAGCTCGAGCCTGTTGCTGAAACAACTGGGATCTCAATCTATGATCGATTATTACTTTAGGGCACAAAGTGCAAATTCAGATTCATATTTGAAGTACAGAAACCCAAAGTATCTTTCAATGCTTAATCATCTGCGATTCTACTTGCCTGAGATTTATCCAAAGCTCGACAAGGTGGTTTTTCTTGATGATGATGTAGTAGTAAGAAAGGACATAACTGGCCTCTGGTCAATCGATATGAAGGGGAAGGTTAATGGTGCTGTAGAGACTTGTGGAGAGAGCTTCCATCGCTTCGATCGTTACTTGAATTTCTCAAGTCCTGTTGTTGCAAAGAATTTTGATCCCAATGCATGTGTCTGGGCTTTTGGAATGAATATGTTTGATCTGGCTGAATGGAGGCGGCAGAACATAACTGAAATCTACCACTTTTGGCAGAAGCTT AATGAAGACGGATTGCTATGGAAACTTGGCACTCTCCCTCTAGGTCTGGTTACATTCTGGAACAAGACATTCCCCCTCGATCGATCATGGCATATTCTCGGTCTAGGTTACAACCCACATGTAAGCAGTAGTGGCCTGGAGCGTGCCGCGGTCATACATTACAATGGCAACATGAAGCCCTGGCTTGAGATTGGCCTGCCCAAGTTCCGAAGCTACTGGTCAGAGTATCTTGACTACGATCAGCCTTTTCTGCGGGAATGCAACATCAATCCGTGA